From Apis cerana isolate GH-2021 linkage group LG10, AcerK_1.0, whole genome shotgun sequence, one genomic window encodes:
- the LOC107999495 gene encoding rab-like protein 3 isoform X1, translated as MAAIDKVKIIVLGDSGVGKTSLTHLICQQQPISNPSWTIGCSVEVKLHEYKEGTPNQRRYFIELWDIGGSQNHKNTRSVFYNPTNGIILVHDLTNRKSQQNLQKWLEEVLSRDSNYMKSKSFDDFDPEKFVGSTQIPILVIGTKLDLVAEVRTSVQRRSSTIAEECGADEIFLDCHQVRSLAAGSSSSVKLSRFFDKVIERRYYSPKEGISPDKRRLPIYIPYSSKIYHND; from the exons AACATCATTAACACATTTAATATGTCAACAACAACCTATTAGTAATCCTTCATGGACTATAGGTTGCTCAGTAGAAGTTAAATTACATGAATATAAGGAAGGAACTCCTAATCAAcgaagatattttattgaattatggGATATTGGAGGAAgtcaaaatcataaaaatacaagatctgtattttataatcctacaaatg gTATCATATTGGTTCATGATTTAACAAACAGAAAATCACAgcaaaatcttcaaaaatggCTTGAAGAAGTTTTGAGTAGAGATAGCAATTATATGAAATCAAAATCATTTGATGATTTTGATCCTGAAAAATTTGTAGGATCTAcacaa ATACCAATTTTAGTTATTGGTACAAAATTAGATCTAGTTGCTGAAGTTAGAACAAGTGTACAAAGACGTTCTTCAACTATTGCAGAAGAATGTGGTgctgatgaaatatttttg GATTGTCATCAAGTGAGATCACTTGCTGCTGGTTCTAGCTCCTCTGTTAAATTAAGTAGGTTTTTTGATAAAGTTATTGAAAGACGTTATTATTCTCCAAAGGAAGGAATCAGTCCTGATAAACGAAGACTGCCAATATATATCCCATAtagttcaaaaatttatcacaatgattaa
- the LOC107999495 gene encoding rab-like protein 3 isoform X2: MTLFIGVGKTSLTHLICQQQPISNPSWTIGCSVEVKLHEYKEGTPNQRRYFIELWDIGGSQNHKNTRSVFYNPTNGIILVHDLTNRKSQQNLQKWLEEVLSRDSNYMKSKSFDDFDPEKFVGSTQIPILVIGTKLDLVAEVRTSVQRRSSTIAEECGADEIFLDCHQVRSLAAGSSSSVKLSRFFDKVIERRYYSPKEGISPDKRRLPIYIPYSSKIYHND, encoded by the exons AACATCATTAACACATTTAATATGTCAACAACAACCTATTAGTAATCCTTCATGGACTATAGGTTGCTCAGTAGAAGTTAAATTACATGAATATAAGGAAGGAACTCCTAATCAAcgaagatattttattgaattatggGATATTGGAGGAAgtcaaaatcataaaaatacaagatctgtattttataatcctacaaatg gTATCATATTGGTTCATGATTTAACAAACAGAAAATCACAgcaaaatcttcaaaaatggCTTGAAGAAGTTTTGAGTAGAGATAGCAATTATATGAAATCAAAATCATTTGATGATTTTGATCCTGAAAAATTTGTAGGATCTAcacaa ATACCAATTTTAGTTATTGGTACAAAATTAGATCTAGTTGCTGAAGTTAGAACAAGTGTACAAAGACGTTCTTCAACTATTGCAGAAGAATGTGGTgctgatgaaatatttttg GATTGTCATCAAGTGAGATCACTTGCTGCTGGTTCTAGCTCCTCTGTTAAATTAAGTAGGTTTTTTGATAAAGTTATTGAAAGACGTTATTATTCTCCAAAGGAAGGAATCAGTCCTGATAAACGAAGACTGCCAATATATATCCCATAtagttcaaaaatttatcacaatgattaa